From the Saccharomycodes ludwigii strain NBRC 1722 chromosome I, whole genome shotgun sequence genome, one window contains:
- the URA8 gene encoding CTP synthase URA8 (similar to Saccharomyces cerevisiae YBL039C | URA7 | URAcil requiring (paralog of YJR103W | URA8)) gives MKYVVVSGGVISGIGKGVLASSTGMLLKTLGLKVTSIKIDPYMNIDAGTMSPLEHGECFVLNDGGETDLDLGNYERYLNTQLTRDHNITTGKIYSHVINRERKGDYLGKTVQVVPHLTNAIQEWIERVSCVPVDDDLKENESKPDVCIIELGGTVGDIESAPFIEALRQFQFRVGRDNFCLIHVSLVPVIHGEQKTKPTQAAIKDLRSLGLTPDMIACRCSEKLEQPSIDKIAMFCHVAPEQVINVYDVNSTYHVPILLKEQKLLQFLTCRLKLDQDIKIPIELIERGENLYNNWKKLTESIDESYIPVKIALVGKYTHLKDSYLSVIKALEHSAMKCKRKLEISWVESSDLEVSSSEEDKGKFHQAWNKVTSADGILVPGGFGIRGVEGMMAAAKWARENNVPYLGVCLGLQIATIEFVRDVLNISNATSCEFDESLDENDEKSVVIYMPEIDKEKLGGTMRLGLRPTHFVAEDEGNSNSCKIKKLYGNANVVHERHRHRYEINPRLIETLENHNFKFVGKDETGQRCEILELPDHPFYVATQYHPEYKSKVLDPSPPFLGLVAASAGILDQFLISSEYNNEGNGYSNGLKAEF, from the coding sequence atgaagTACGTTGTTGTATCTGGTGGTGTCATCTCTGGTATTGGTAAAGGTGTTTTAGCATCTTCTACTGGtatgttattaaaaacattggGGTTGAAAGTAACTAGTATTAAAATTGATCCATATATGAATATCGATGCGGGTACAATGTCACCATTGGAGCATGGAgaatgttttgttttaaatgatgGTGGGGAGACTGATTTAGATTTAGGAAATTATGAAAGATATTTGAATACACAACTAACTAGGGACCACAACATTACTACTGGTAAGATTTATTCACATGTTATCAACAGAGAAAGAAAGGGTGATTATTTAGGTAAAACGGTTCAAGTAGTTCCGCATTTAACTAATGCTATTCAAGAATGGATAGAAAGAGTTAGCTGTGTTCCTGTGGATGATGATCTTAAAGAGAATGAAAGTAAACCTGATGTTTGTATTATAGAATTAGGTGGTACTGTTGGTGATATTGAAAGTGCACCATTCATTGAGGCATTAAGACAATTTCAATTTAGAGTTGGTAGggataatttttgtttaatccATGTTTCCTTGGTACCAGTTATCCATGGTGAGCAAAAGACCAAGCCCACACAAGCTGCGATTAAGGACTTAAGATCTTTGGGTCTAACTCCAGATATGATTGCTTGTAGATGTAGCGAAAAGTTGGAGCAGCCAAgtattgataaaatagcCATGTTTTGTCATGTGGCTCCTGAACAAGTCATCAATGTGTACGATGTTAATAGTACCTATCATGTTCCGATTTTATTGAAGGAACAAAAATTGTTACAGTTTTTAACTTGTAGATTGAAATTAGATCAAGACATCAAAATTCCAATTGAACTGATTGAGAGAGGTGAAAACTTGTATAACAACTGGAAAAAATTGACTGAAAGTATTGATGAAAGTTATATTCCAGTTAAAATTGCATTGGTGGGTAAATACACACATTTAAAGGATTCGTATTTGAGTGTTATTAAAGCATTAGAACACAGTGCTATGAAATGTAAAAGAAAACTAGAAATTTCCTGGGTGGAAAGTTCTGACTTGGAAGTTTCCTCTTCTGAAGAAGATAAAGGGAAATTTCATCAAGCTTGGAATAAAGTTACCTCTGCTGATGGTATCTTGGTTCCTGGTGGGTTTGGTATTAGGGGTGTTGAAGGTATGATGGCTGCTGCCAAGTGGGCCAGAGAAAATAATGTTCCATACTTGGGAGTTTGTTTAGGTTTACAAATTGCCACTATTGAGTTTGTCCGTgatgttttaaatatttctaaTGCCACCTCTTGTGAATTTGATGAAAGTTtagatgaaaatgatgaaaaaagTGTGGTTATTTACATGCCTGAAATCGATAAGGAGAAATTAGGTGGCACCATGAGGTTAGGTTTAAGACCAACACACTTTGTCGCTGAAGATGAGGGAAATAGCAATAGTTGTAAAATCAAGAAGTTGTATGGTAACGCCAATGTTGTGCATGAAAGACACAGACACCGTTACGAGATCAATCCAAGGTTGATTGAGACATTGGAAAAccataattttaaatttgttgGTAAGGACGAAACCGGTCAAAGATGTGAAATCTTGGAGTTACCTGATCATCCATTTTATGTCGCAACACAATATCATCCTGAATATAAATCCAAAGTTTTGGACCCATCCCCACCATTTTTGGGGTTGGTGGCCGCTTCTGCCGGTATATTGgatcaatttttaataagcAGCGAATACAACAATGAAGGGAACGGTTACTCAAACGGTTTAAAAGCAGAATTTTAA